The Campylobacter sp. MG1 DNA segment TTTCTATTGCTAAAAGTAATTCTCTCATTTTGGCTTAATCATATTTGCAGGAACTACAAATTTATCAAAATCTTCTTCACTAACTAAGCCTAATTCTAAGCAAGATTCTTTTAGGCTAATTCCTTTTTTGTGAGCATTTTTTGCAACTTTTGCTGCATTTTCATAGCCAATATGTGGATTTAATGCAGTTACTAGCATTAAAGAATTATTTAAATTATAAGTAATTTTATCAATATTTGGAGTAATTCCTATAGCACAATTATCATTAAAACTAATCATACCATCAGCTAATAATCTTAAACTTTGTAAGAAATTATAAATAATCACAGGCTTAAATACATTTAGCTCAAAATTACCTTGAGAAGCTGCAAAACCAATTGCCGCATCATTTCCCATTACTTGAACGCTAAGCATTGTTAAAGCTTCACTTTGAGTAGGATTTACTTTACCTGGCATAATTGAGCTACCTGGCTCATTTTCAGGAATACTAAGCTCTCCTAAACCACATCTAGGACCACTTGCAAGCCATCTAATATCGTTTGCTATTTTCATTAAATTTGCTGCAAGAGCTTTAAATGCTCCGTGTAAAAATACTAAAGCATCGTGACTTGTAAGTCCATGGAATTTGTTTGGACTGCTTATAAATTTAGTGCCTAAAAGTTCGCTTAATTTTGCTGATACTTTTTCACTAAGTTCTGGATGGGCATTAATTCCAGTTCCAACAGCTGTTCCGCCAATTGTTAGCTCTCTTACATCTTCAAGTGCTTTTAAAATATGTCTTTTTGAGCTTTGCAACATATATACATATCCACTAAATTCTTGACCTAAAGTAAGTGGGGTTGCATCTTGCAAGTGAGTTCTTCCGATTTTAATTATATTTTCAAATTCTTTTGCTTTTTTATCTAGTGTTTTTTCTAGAATTTCTAATGCAGGAATTAAAGTCCTTTCAGTTTCTAAAACTGCAACTATATGCATTGCAGTTGGGAATGTATCATTTGAACTTTGGCTCATATTTACATGGTCGTTTGGATGAACTATTTTTTCTTTAGTAAAATCCATTCCACTAAGTTTAGTAGCAAGATTTGCTATAACTTCATTTAGGTTCATATTTGTTTGTGTTCCTGAACCTGTTTGCCATATAGCAAGTGGGAATTCATCATTATGTTTATTAGCTAAAATCTCATCACAAGCTTTAACGATTGCATCTTTTTTTACATTGTCTAATTTACCTAAATCATTATTTACTAAAGCTAAAGACTTCTTAAGATGCGCAAAAGCGTGGATTAATTCTACAGGCATTTTTTCTGTGCCAATTTTGAAATTCTCTAAACTTCTTTGTGTTTGTGCTGCCCACAATTTATCTGCAGGAACTTTAACTTCACCCATTGTATCGTGTTCTATACGAAAACTCATTTTATCTCCTTTTATTTGTAGTTTTTAATTAAATCAAATGTTGTGTTTTTAATAATATCTATTGTGCTAATCTCACATCTTTCATAAATACTATGTGGGCTTAGGATATTTGGACCTATTGAAGCACATAATAATTCATTTTGCTTAGTTTTTAGCACTCCGCACTCAAGTCCTGCGTGAATGCTACTCATACTAGCTTTTGGATTATATTTTTGTAAAGAATTAAGCACTGCATAAGTAAAATCATTTGGTATAGGCTCCCAAGGCTCATCTTTAGCAAGTAGTTTTGCTTCGTAATTATTAAAATGTGCTTTAGTTTTATAAAATACTTCATCTAAATCTGCTGAATTATCGCTTCTTGCAAATAATTCAAGCTTTAATTCATCATTGTTTTGATTAATAATTGCTAGATTTACGCTAGTTTTTACTATATTTAAATCCCTTGAATAAGACCAAACTCCGTGTTTATAACTAGCAATTAGACTTAAAATATCTTCTTGAATTACTTTTTCACCTTTACTCTCAAGCTTGGTTATTTCAATATTTTCACTAGATTTAAGTTCAGTGTCGCTATAAAAAATAGCCTTAGCATTTACACTTATACTATTAGTTCTTTCTCCACCACTAAAGCTTACTAATTCAGCATCGTTTTTATATAAAAATAAAGCTAAATCACTAATAGCACTAGGGATGTTTTTAATAATATCAATCCCACTATGACCGCCTTTATAGCCTTTAGTATGAGCTTCATATAAATATTTTTTACTAGGGTTTTTATAATTTAGCTTAATATTTACATTCATCATCAAACTCGCCGCACAACCAATGATTACTCTATCTACGCACTCGCTATCAAGATTTAATAAGTGTTTTGAGCTAATTTTTAGCTCTAAATTATTTGCACCTATAAGCCCTACTTCTTCATTAGCGGTAAATAAACATTCAAGGTCGCCAAACTCATTCATAGCTTCCATCATAATGGCAATTCCTATACCATTATCAGCACCTAAGGTTGAATTATTTGCTTTAATAAATCCATCACTTTCTATTATATTTATATTAGGTGCATCTCCAACGCAAACCATATCATAATGACTTTGTAAGCATATATTAGGATTTCCCTTTTTGCATAAAATATTTTCAGCCTTATCAACTAATACTTCAAAACCTTTTGATTTTGCATAATTAATTAAAAAATCTTTTAATTTAACTGCATCAAAACTACAATGCGGAATTGCTGCAATTTGTTTAAAGTTTTCTAAAACTCCCATAAACTCCTCCTTTAATAAATAATATTATAAAATAATAGTATCTTCTCTTTCTGGTGAAGTTGATATTAGTTTTATTTTCACTCCAACAATTTCCTCAATTTTTGCTATATATTTTTTCGCATTAGTTGGTAAATCATCATAGTTTCTAATACCATAAATTTTACCAAAACCATCAATGCTCTCATAAATAGGTTTTACATTTTCTAAATCAGCTGGAACATAGTCAATAATTTCACCGTTATATTCGTATGCTCTACAAATTTTAATGCTATCAAAATTTTCTAAAACATCTAATTTCATTAGTGCTAGTTCACTTAATCCATTTAACTTAGCAGTATATCTAACAGCAACCGCATCAAACCAGCCGCAACGTCTTTTTCTACCAGTTGTAACACCTATTTCTTTTCCAATTTCGCCTATTCTTTCGCCTTGCTCTGTCTTATCTTCTGTTGGGAACGGTCCATGACCTACTCTAGTTGTATATGCTTTTACTATTCCTATTGATTTACCTGCTTGAAATGGATTTAATCCTAAACCACACAATGCTCCAGCTGCAATCGTACTAGAACTTGTAACATAAGGATAAGTTCCATGATCGATATCTAATAAACTTCCTTGTGCACCCTCTAATAATACCTTTTTTTCTTCATCTAAAGCTTTCCAGATTAATCTAGTTGTATCACAAATAAATGGAGATAAAATTTCTTTAAATCTTTTTAAATTTGATAATAATTCATTTGCGTCGGGTGCACTCACTCCTAAAGCATCAAAGTATGGTTTTGATATCACAAAGTCTTTTAAAATAGCATTACATAATTTTTCTGGCTCTAATAATTCTCCAACCCTATGTCCACTTCTTGAAATTTTATCAGCGTAACAAGGTCCTATACCTTTTCCTGTCGTTCCTATCGCACCATCACCTTTAAATTTTTCTTTTGCTTGGTCAATTTTTGCATGATAGCTCAAATTTAAATGTGCCCTATCACTAATAAATAATCTAC contains these protein-coding regions:
- the fumC gene encoding class II fumarate hydratase; amino-acid sequence: MSFRIEHDTMGEVKVPADKLWAAQTQRSLENFKIGTEKMPVELIHAFAHLKKSLALVNNDLGKLDNVKKDAIVKACDEILANKHNDEFPLAIWQTGSGTQTNMNLNEVIANLATKLSGMDFTKEKIVHPNDHVNMSQSSNDTFPTAMHIVAVLETERTLIPALEILEKTLDKKAKEFENIIKIGRTHLQDATPLTLGQEFSGYVYMLQSSKRHILKALEDVRELTIGGTAVGTGINAHPELSEKVSAKLSELLGTKFISSPNKFHGLTSHDALVFLHGAFKALAANLMKIANDIRWLASGPRCGLGELSIPENEPGSSIMPGKVNPTQSEALTMLSVQVMGNDAAIGFAASQGNFELNVFKPVIIYNFLQSLRLLADGMISFNDNCAIGITPNIDKITYNLNNSLMLVTALNPHIGYENAAKVAKNAHKKGISLKESCLELGLVSEEDFDKFVVPANMIKPK
- a CDS encoding adenylosuccinate synthase — protein: MSKADILVGIQWGDEGKGKVVDKLCADYDFVCRSAGGHNAGHTIWVDGIRYALHLLPSGILHKNCKNVIGNGVVVNPEVLITEMAQFEDLEGRLFISDRAHLNLSYHAKIDQAKEKFKGDGAIGTTGKGIGPCYADKISRSGHRVGELLEPEKLCNAILKDFVISKPYFDALGVSAPDANELLSNLKRFKEILSPFICDTTRLIWKALDEEKKVLLEGAQGSLLDIDHGTYPYVTSSSTIAAGALCGLGLNPFQAGKSIGIVKAYTTRVGHGPFPTEDKTEQGERIGEIGKEIGVTTGRKRRCGWFDAVAVRYTAKLNGLSELALMKLDVLENFDSIKICRAYEYNGEIIDYVPADLENVKPIYESIDGFGKIYGIRNYDDLPTNAKKYIAKIEEIVGVKIKLISTSPEREDTIIL
- a CDS encoding M20/M25/M40 family metallo-hydrolase, with translation MGVLENFKQIAAIPHCSFDAVKLKDFLINYAKSKGFEVLVDKAENILCKKGNPNICLQSHYDMVCVGDAPNINIIESDGFIKANNSTLGADNGIGIAIMMEAMNEFGDLECLFTANEEVGLIGANNLELKISSKHLLNLDSECVDRVIIGCAASLMMNVNIKLNYKNPSKKYLYEAHTKGYKGGHSGIDIIKNIPSAISDLALFLYKNDAELVSFSGGERTNSISVNAKAIFYSDTELKSSENIEITKLESKGEKVIQEDILSLIASYKHGVWSYSRDLNIVKTSVNLAIINQNNDELKLELFARSDNSADLDEVFYKTKAHFNNYEAKLLAKDEPWEPIPNDFTYAVLNSLQKYNPKASMSSIHAGLECGVLKTKQNELLCASIGPNILSPHSIYERCEISTIDIIKNTTFDLIKNYK